Proteins encoded together in one Paramagnetospirillum magnetotacticum MS-1 window:
- a CDS encoding DUF4170 domain-containing protein yields the protein MAKTYYVVGGEYADTSFTVIAPGHTEERFGPFEEHEAHICWRALTGKSVDNAMIRYFIRSTEDSAADQWYVMGGEYADTTFQNVTEGRQLEVHGPYSRKEALDKWRELTGKSVDSCLTRYDLFTGEELKLLKVKG from the coding sequence ATGGCCAAGACCTATTATGTTGTCGGCGGCGAATATGCCGATACTTCCTTTACCGTCATCGCGCCGGGCCACACCGAAGAGCGGTTCGGCCCCTTCGAGGAGCACGAGGCGCATATCTGCTGGCGTGCGTTGACCGGCAAGTCCGTGGACAATGCCATGATCCGCTACTTTATCCGCAGCACCGAGGATTCGGCCGCGGATCAGTGGTATGTGATGGGCGGCGAATACGCTGATACCACCTTCCAGAACGTCACCGAGGGACGCCAGTTGGAAGTGCATGGCCCTTATTCGCGCAAGGAAGCGCTGGACAAGTGGCGCGAACTGACCGGCAAGTCGGTGGATTCCTGCCTGACCCGCTATGACCTCTTCACCGGTGAGGAACTGAAGCTCCTCAAGGTGAAGGGCTGA
- the trmFO gene encoding methylenetetrahydrofolate--tRNA-(uracil(54)-C(5))-methyltransferase (FADH(2)-oxidizing) TrmFO, whose amino-acid sequence MTRTVHVIGGGLAGSEAAWQLAQADIPTVLHEMRPVRTTPAHQTDGLAELVCSNSLRSDDADYNAVGLLHEEMRRAGSLILAQADAHKVPAGGALAVDRDGFSQGVQAALSSHPRITIVREEVAGLPPEDWEQVVIATGPLTSPAMAEGLRELTGEASLAFFDAIAPIVTKDSIDFTKAWFQSRYDKGTGSDYINCPLDKDQYYAFIEALITGEKVAFHEWEKDTPYFEGCLPIEVMAERGRDTLAYGPMKPVGLTNPNGPKPFAVVQLRQDNALGTLYNLVGFQTKLRHGEQSRIFRAIPGLENAEFARLGGLHRNTFVNGPRVLDRSLRLKAQPRLRLAGQITGCEGYVESSAIGLLAGLFAAAEALGREMLRPPATTALGALLNHVTGDAEAETYQPMNINFGLFPPPPERDEKGRRVKGRDRKKLYAERARNALTPWINSLRE is encoded by the coding sequence ATGACCCGCACCGTCCATGTGATCGGCGGCGGGCTTGCCGGGTCGGAAGCGGCCTGGCAGCTCGCCCAGGCCGATATCCCCACCGTCCTCCACGAAATGCGCCCGGTGCGCACCACGCCCGCTCATCAGACCGATGGCCTGGCCGAACTGGTGTGCTCCAACTCCTTGCGCTCGGACGATGCGGATTACAACGCCGTCGGCCTGCTGCATGAAGAGATGCGCCGCGCCGGTTCTCTCATCCTCGCCCAGGCCGATGCCCACAAGGTCCCGGCCGGTGGCGCCCTGGCGGTGGACCGCGACGGCTTTTCCCAAGGTGTTCAGGCGGCCCTGTCCTCCCATCCGCGCATCACCATCGTGCGCGAAGAAGTGGCCGGTCTTCCCCCTGAGGATTGGGAACAGGTGGTCATCGCCACCGGCCCGCTGACCTCGCCCGCCATGGCCGAGGGGCTGCGTGAGCTGACGGGCGAGGCCTCCCTGGCCTTCTTCGACGCCATCGCCCCCATCGTCACCAAGGACAGCATCGACTTCACCAAGGCTTGGTTCCAGTCGCGCTATGACAAGGGCACGGGCTCGGACTACATCAACTGCCCCTTGGACAAGGACCAGTACTACGCCTTCATCGAGGCGCTGATTACCGGCGAGAAGGTGGCGTTCCATGAATGGGAAAAGGACACCCCCTATTTCGAGGGTTGCCTGCCCATCGAGGTGATGGCCGAGCGCGGTCGTGACACCCTGGCCTACGGCCCCATGAAGCCGGTGGGCCTGACCAATCCCAATGGCCCCAAGCCCTTTGCCGTGGTGCAGTTGCGCCAGGATAACGCGCTGGGCACGCTCTACAATCTGGTGGGCTTTCAGACCAAGCTGCGCCATGGCGAGCAGTCGCGCATTTTCCGCGCCATTCCCGGCTTGGAAAACGCCGAGTTCGCCCGTCTGGGCGGGCTGCACCGCAACACCTTCGTCAACGGCCCCCGCGTCCTCGACCGCAGCTTGCGGCTCAAGGCCCAGCCCCGGCTGCGCTTGGCGGGCCAGATCACCGGCTGTGAAGGCTATGTGGAAAGCTCGGCCATCGGCCTGCTGGCCGGTCTGTTCGCCGCCGCCGAGGCTCTGGGCCGCGAGATGCTGCGCCCGCCCGCAACCACGGCCTTGGGCGCCCTGCTCAACCATGTCACCGGCGATGCCGAGGCCGAGACCTATCAGCCCATGAACATCAATTTCGGCCTCTTCCCCCCGCCGCCTGAGCGCGACGAAAAGGGCCGCCGCGTCAAGGGCCGCGATCGCAAGAAGCTCTATGCCGAACGGGCGCGCAACGCGCTCACACCCTGGATCAATTCGCTTCGGGAATAG
- the gloA gene encoding lactoylglutathione lyase, with the protein MADWRFLHTMIRVGNLDRSIDFYTRLLGMKLLRRTDYPEGRFTLAFVGYGEEASSTVVELTFNWDTESYDLGGGFGHLALGVPDIYKACADLAAAGAKITRAPGPMKHGSTIIAFVEDPDGYKIELIQAK; encoded by the coding sequence ATGGCTGACTGGCGCTTTCTCCACACCATGATCCGGGTGGGCAATCTGGACCGCTCCATCGACTTTTACACCCGCTTGCTGGGTATGAAGCTGCTGCGCCGCACCGATTACCCGGAAGGACGCTTCACCCTGGCCTTCGTCGGCTATGGCGAGGAGGCGTCCAGCACGGTGGTGGAACTGACCTTCAACTGGGACACCGAATCCTACGATCTGGGCGGCGGCTTCGGCCATCTGGCCCTTGGCGTTCCCGACATCTACAAGGCCTGCGCCGATCTGGCGGCGGCAGGGGCCAAGATCACCCGCGCCCCAGGCCCCATGAAGCACGGCTCGACCATCATCGCCTTCGTGGAAGACCCTGACGGCTATAAGATCGAGTTGATCCAGGCGAAATGA
- the lpxB gene encoding lipid-A-disaccharide synthase, translating into MLIYLIAGEPSGDLLGGRLMAALKERLGDGVTFAGIGGEGMQAEGLTSLVPMTELSVMGLVEVLPRIPKILRRVKQTISDIETKRPDALISIDSWGFNGRIHAGLKKRGSAVPRIHYVAPMVWAWKSGRTKTLAKVLDLLLTLLPNEPAWFEKEGLRTLHVGHPVIEGAAARGDGAAFRARHAIHPDRKLLCVLPGSRHSETAKLLEPFGQTMALLAKRFPDLAVVVPTVETVADEVTQAVKSWPLPTLVVRGAEKYDAFAACDAALAASGTVTLELAMARLPAVVTYKVSPVSAFIATRFLGLSLKFVTLVNILVDEVVMPELLQDDCQPDKLAAAVEHLLTDEAARALQAAGARRALEKLGLGGESPGKRAADAVIDFIRQRKTKS; encoded by the coding sequence ATGCTGATCTATCTTATCGCCGGAGAACCCTCGGGGGATCTGCTGGGTGGACGGTTGATGGCGGCTTTGAAGGAGCGCCTGGGAGACGGCGTCACTTTTGCCGGAATCGGCGGCGAAGGCATGCAGGCCGAGGGGCTGACCTCCCTGGTTCCCATGACCGAATTGTCGGTGATGGGGCTGGTGGAGGTGCTGCCCCGTATCCCCAAGATCCTGCGCCGGGTCAAGCAGACCATTTCCGATATCGAAACGAAGCGCCCGGATGCGTTGATTTCCATCGATTCCTGGGGCTTCAACGGACGCATTCATGCGGGCCTGAAGAAACGAGGTTCGGCGGTTCCACGCATCCATTACGTGGCGCCCATGGTCTGGGCCTGGAAGTCGGGACGGACCAAGACCCTGGCGAAGGTACTGGATCTGCTGCTGACCTTGTTGCCCAACGAACCGGCTTGGTTCGAGAAAGAGGGGCTTCGGACCCTGCATGTGGGGCATCCGGTGATCGAGGGGGCGGCGGCCAGAGGCGATGGCGCAGCCTTCCGCGCCCGGCATGCCATTCACCCCGACCGCAAACTCCTCTGCGTCCTGCCCGGCAGCCGGCATTCCGAGACGGCCAAGCTTCTAGAGCCGTTCGGGCAGACCATGGCGCTGCTGGCCAAACGCTTTCCCGATCTGGCGGTGGTGGTGCCCACCGTCGAGACTGTGGCCGATGAGGTCACGCAGGCGGTAAAATCCTGGCCGCTGCCTACACTGGTGGTGCGCGGGGCGGAGAAATACGACGCCTTTGCCGCCTGTGACGCCGCCTTGGCGGCTTCGGGCACCGTCACCCTGGAACTGGCCATGGCGCGGCTGCCCGCCGTGGTCACCTACAAGGTGTCGCCTGTCTCGGCCTTCATCGCCACCCGTTTCCTGGGGCTCAGCCTCAAATTCGTCACCCTCGTCAACATCCTGGTTGACGAGGTGGTGATGCCTGAACTGCTGCAAGATGATTGTCAGCCGGATAAACTGGCGGCGGCGGTGGAACATCTGTTGACCGACGAAGCGGCCCGCGCGCTGCAGGCGGCAGGCGCCCGCCGGGCCTTGGAAAAGCTAGGCCTGGGCGGCGAGAGTCCGGGAAAGCGGGCCGCCGATGCGGTGATCGACTTTATCAGGCAACGCAAGACCAAGTCTTGA
- a CDS encoding LpxI family protein: protein MAPKLGIIAGGGDLPGLVAAACRAQGRPFHFLALSGHADPQVIGQEAAQDWIRLGEAGTGFERLRQAGVAEVVMIGPVRRPTLMELAPDFRTARFFARVGLKALGDDGLLRAVAAELESEGFKVVGVDDVLSDCLATPGPYGSRTPDEQAQADITRGIAVARGLGALDVGQAVVVQQGIVLGVEAIEGTDNLIRRCGPLAREGEGGVLVKLKKPGQDRRIDLPTIGLTTLREAASAGLRGIAVEAGGALVLGGKTLGEEADRLGLFVTGIEFPPC from the coding sequence ATGGCTCCTAAGCTCGGCATCATCGCAGGAGGCGGCGACCTGCCTGGATTGGTCGCCGCCGCTTGCCGTGCCCAGGGGCGCCCCTTTCATTTTCTCGCTCTTTCGGGACATGCCGATCCCCAGGTCATCGGTCAAGAGGCTGCCCAGGACTGGATTCGCCTGGGCGAGGCCGGAACTGGATTCGAGCGTCTGCGCCAGGCCGGGGTCGCCGAGGTGGTGATGATCGGCCCGGTGCGCCGTCCGACCCTCATGGAACTGGCGCCCGATTTCCGCACCGCCCGCTTTTTCGCCCGTGTCGGGCTCAAAGCGCTTGGCGATGACGGATTGCTGCGTGCCGTCGCCGCCGAGTTGGAAAGCGAAGGGTTCAAGGTTGTCGGCGTCGACGATGTCTTGTCCGACTGCCTCGCCACTCCTGGTCCTTACGGTTCAAGGACCCCTGACGAGCAGGCGCAAGCCGACATCACGCGCGGCATCGCAGTGGCGCGGGGCTTGGGGGCCCTAGATGTGGGGCAGGCCGTCGTGGTGCAGCAGGGCATCGTGCTGGGCGTCGAAGCCATCGAAGGCACCGACAATTTGATCCGCCGCTGTGGCCCCCTGGCCCGCGAAGGGGAGGGCGGCGTTCTGGTCAAACTGAAGAAGCCGGGCCAGGATCGCCGCATCGATCTGCCCACCATCGGCCTTACCACCTTGCGCGAAGCGGCAAGCGCCGGTCTGCGCGGCATCGCGGTGGAGGCGGGTGGCGCCTTGGTCTTGGGCGGCAAGACGCTGGGAGAAGAAGCCGACCGGCTGGGCCTGTTCGTCACCGGCATCGAGTTTCCTCCATGCTGA
- the lpxA gene encoding acyl-ACP--UDP-N-acetylglucosamine O-acyltransferase — MTNIHPSAVIDPKAEIASSAIIGPFCVVGPDVKLGESVELVSHVAVAGRTTIGAGSRIFPFASIGHRPQDLKYKGEPSTLEIGANNQIREHVTMNPGTEGGGMVTKVGDNCLFMASAHVAHDCILGDNVIMANNATLAGHVIVGEYAFLGGLSAVHQFVRIGRHAMIGGMSGVEADVIPFGMVIGNRAYLNGLNIVGLKRRGFSRDDIHTLRNAYRLMFAPEGTLAERLSDVEEQFKDHPVVMEIVAFIRSDSSRSLSTPNGS, encoded by the coding sequence ATGACCAATATTCATCCTTCGGCCGTTATCGATCCCAAGGCGGAGATTGCCTCCTCGGCAATCATCGGCCCCTTTTGCGTGGTTGGCCCCGACGTCAAACTGGGCGAATCCGTGGAATTGGTGTCCCATGTGGCGGTGGCCGGGCGCACCACCATTGGCGCGGGCTCGCGCATCTTCCCCTTCGCCTCCATCGGCCATCGCCCCCAGGATCTTAAATACAAGGGCGAGCCCTCGACCCTGGAGATCGGCGCCAATAACCAGATCCGCGAGCACGTCACCATGAATCCCGGCACCGAGGGTGGCGGCATGGTGACCAAGGTGGGCGACAACTGTCTGTTCATGGCCAGTGCCCATGTGGCGCATGACTGTATTCTGGGCGACAATGTCATCATGGCCAACAACGCCACTCTGGCCGGTCATGTCATCGTCGGCGAATACGCCTTTCTGGGCGGGCTGTCGGCGGTGCACCAGTTCGTGCGCATCGGCCGCCACGCCATGATCGGCGGCATGTCGGGCGTCGAGGCCGACGTGATCCCCTTCGGCATGGTGATCGGCAATCGGGCCTATCTCAACGGGTTGAACATCGTTGGACTGAAGCGCCGAGGCTTTTCGCGCGATGACATCCACACGCTGCGCAATGCCTATCGCCTGATGTTCGCCCCGGAAGGCACCCTGGCCGAGCGTCTTTCGGACGTGGAGGAACAGTTCAAGGACCATCCGGTGGTAATGGAGATCGTGGCCTTCATCCGCTCGGATTCGTCGCGTTCCCTCAGCACGCCGAATGGCTCCTAA
- the fabZ gene encoding 3-hydroxyacyl-ACP dehydratase FabZ, translating to MDTANNNQATDLGKVIDISRIIQMIPHRYPFLMVDRVVQVVANESAVGIKNVTINEPFFQGHFPSRPVFPGVLIIESMAQTAAVLVVETLGESAEGKLVYFMSVENARFRKPVGPGDQLMIHVFKERSRGNVWKFRGEAKVDGVLVAEATYAAMILDEK from the coding sequence ATGGATACCGCCAACAACAATCAGGCTACCGACCTGGGTAAGGTCATCGACATCAGCCGGATCATCCAGATGATCCCGCACCGCTATCCTTTCCTGATGGTGGATCGGGTGGTGCAGGTGGTGGCCAATGAAAGTGCCGTAGGCATCAAGAACGTCACCATCAACGAGCCGTTCTTTCAGGGCCACTTCCCGTCGCGCCCGGTGTTCCCCGGCGTTCTGATCATCGAATCCATGGCCCAGACCGCCGCCGTGCTGGTGGTGGAAACCCTGGGCGAATCTGCCGAGGGCAAGCTGGTCTACTTCATGAGCGTCGAGAACGCCCGCTTCAGGAAGCCGGTCGGCCCCGGCGACCAGTTGATGATCCACGTCTTCAAGGAACGCTCGCGCGGCAACGTCTGGAAGTTCCGGGGCGAAGCCAAGGTTGACGGTGTCCTTGTCGCCGAAGCCACCTATGCCGCCATGATTCTGGACGAAAAATGA
- the lpxD gene encoding UDP-3-O-(3-hydroxymyristoyl)glucosamine N-acyltransferase, with translation MADPRFFTVAGPFTLAQLAEISGAAVAEGGELGARFVDVAPLEQAEADTVSFLDNRKYVAAFQASKAGLCVVAPEMAEKAPAGMHLLLSADPYRAYARIAQAFYPNPAPEPWVAPTAYIDVTASVGEGCRIEPGAVIGSNARIGARCRIGANVVIGQGVVLGEDCTIGANATVSHALVGNRVNIYPGARIGQDGFGFAMGPQGHLKVPQLGRVVIGNNVEIGANTTIDRGAGPDTQIGDGCMIDNLVQIGHNVQLGRGCVIVAQVGISGSTRMGDFVAAGGQAGITGHLKIGAGAKIAAQAGVMRDIPPGETVGGAPAVPMADWLRQSAILGKMARKKG, from the coding sequence ATGGCCGATCCCCGTTTCTTTACTGTCGCAGGTCCCTTCACCCTGGCCCAACTGGCGGAAATTTCCGGCGCGGCGGTGGCTGAAGGCGGCGAGCTTGGCGCCAGATTTGTGGATGTTGCCCCGCTGGAGCAAGCGGAGGCGGACACCGTGTCCTTCCTCGACAACCGCAAATACGTGGCCGCCTTTCAGGCCAGCAAGGCGGGTTTGTGCGTTGTGGCGCCGGAAATGGCGGAAAAGGCCCCGGCGGGCATGCATTTGCTACTGTCTGCCGATCCCTACCGTGCCTATGCCCGCATCGCCCAGGCCTTCTACCCCAATCCCGCACCGGAGCCCTGGGTGGCTCCGACGGCGTATATTGACGTGACGGCGAGTGTGGGCGAGGGGTGCCGCATCGAACCCGGCGCGGTCATCGGCTCCAATGCCCGGATCGGCGCCCGCTGCCGCATCGGCGCCAATGTGGTGATCGGCCAGGGTGTCGTGCTGGGCGAAGATTGCACCATCGGCGCCAATGCCACGGTGTCTCATGCCCTGGTGGGCAATCGCGTCAACATCTATCCAGGCGCCCGCATCGGCCAGGATGGCTTTGGTTTTGCCATGGGGCCGCAAGGCCACCTCAAAGTGCCGCAATTGGGCCGGGTGGTCATCGGCAATAATGTGGAAATCGGCGCCAATACCACCATCGACCGAGGCGCGGGGCCCGACACGCAGATCGGCGACGGCTGCATGATAGACAACCTCGTCCAGATTGGGCACAACGTTCAGCTGGGCCGCGGATGCGTCATCGTGGCGCAGGTGGGAATTTCCGGTTCGACCCGCATGGGCGATTTCGTCGCCGCGGGTGGTCAGGCCGGGATTACCGGCCATTTGAAGATTGGGGCGGGCGCCAAGATCGCCGCCCAGGCCGGGGTGATGCGGGACATTCCCCCGGGGGAAACCGTCGGTGGCGCGCCCGCCGTGCCCATGGCGGATTGGCTGCGCCAATCGGCTATTCTGGGCAAGATGGCGCGGAAAAAGGGTTAA
- a CDS encoding OmpH family outer membrane protein has translation MRNTLSRRLALAARLLSLVMAALLWNCGAAEAQRASVAPMSLIIVDIQQAQRESLPGRALAAQRDKYQQNFQAEFNSTRQALQRSDQDLAKQKGTMPQEAYDQKVKALELQVVAFQNRTQMAVRALEKSTDSAMAELMNAILTITGEIAAEMGANLVLPKQQVVLHEPRMDVTAQVIERLNKKLPAVNFPIPQVDASAPSEAPPSPKSGKK, from the coding sequence GTGAGGAACACCCTGTCACGCCGCCTTGCCCTGGCTGCCCGTTTGCTCTCACTGGTTATGGCGGCTCTTCTGTGGAATTGCGGTGCGGCCGAGGCTCAGCGGGCCTCGGTTGCGCCCATGAGCCTGATCATCGTCGATATCCAGCAAGCCCAGCGGGAATCCTTGCCCGGACGGGCTCTGGCGGCCCAGCGCGACAAGTATCAGCAGAATTTTCAGGCCGAGTTCAATTCCACTCGCCAGGCACTGCAGCGCAGCGACCAGGATCTGGCCAAGCAGAAAGGCACCATGCCGCAAGAGGCTTATGACCAGAAGGTCAAGGCCCTGGAGTTGCAGGTCGTCGCCTTCCAGAACAGAACGCAGATGGCGGTACGCGCCCTGGAGAAATCCACGGATTCCGCCATGGCGGAATTGATGAACGCCATCCTCACCATCACGGGGGAAATTGCCGCCGAGATGGGGGCCAATCTGGTTCTGCCCAAGCAGCAGGTGGTCTTGCACGAGCCTCGCATGGATGTTACCGCCCAGGTGATCGAGCGTTTGAACAAGAAGCTGCCCGCGGTCAATTTTCCCATTCCCCAGGTTGATGCCTCCGCGCCGTCAGAAGCGCCGCCATCTCCCAAGTCCGGCAAGAAGTGA
- the bamA gene encoding outer membrane protein assembly factor BamA — MRFVLWTAVLLGILAGVMPALAQEGGRIRSVSILGTQRIEVETVRSYMTIAEGDLYDTDRVNRSLKALFNTGLFQDVAIRREGEQLVVRVVENPIINRIAFEGNSRIKEEQLSSEVQLRPRTVYTRSKVQADVKRILELYRRGGRFAATVEPKIIQLEQNRVDLVYEISEGQPTYVRRIAFVGNKRYDQDKLREMLQTKEERWYRFLSTDDTYDPDRVTYDRELLRRFYLKHGFADFRVSSAIAELTPSREGFFITYTIDEGERYKFGASTINADLRDLKPEDLQPLLISEPGDWYNADQVEDIVQRLVDAVGTKGFAFVDVKPQVRRNRETQTIDITYDIKEGPRVFVERIDISGNVRTLDQVIRREFRLVEGDAFNSAKLRRSRQRLKDLNFFEKAEITNIPSDTAPDRTVIKVDVTEKSTGELTFGVGWASSAGPIIEASLRERNLLGRGQDLRLGAGLGTKRSSLDLSFTEPYFMDREVAAGFDAFVVDRKLQRESSYDASSMGGDLRAGYRLSENLRQDVVYTLKQDTVKGINSTSPYVLEQLGSKVSSVIGQGLLYDRRDSRIDPTEGYFIRLGTDGAGLGGDIRYLRGSISGGQYFTLTDKVILGISSSLGYIYGLDQRVRITDRFYVGGDNLRGFANGGVGPRDKNTGDALGGIWQAVGSAQVKFPLGLPEEFGVSGQAFTDIGTAGPTDTADTTNVNQSSSIRVSPGVGLSWKSPMGPVSVDLGFPLVKEKFDKKEIFRFNFGTKF; from the coding sequence ATGCGTTTCGTGCTGTGGACCGCTGTGCTGCTGGGCATCCTGGCTGGTGTTATGCCGGCTCTTGCCCAGGAAGGCGGTCGTATCCGCTCCGTCTCCATTCTTGGCACTCAGCGTATCGAGGTCGAGACGGTCCGGTCTTACATGACCATCGCCGAAGGCGATCTGTATGACACCGACCGCGTCAACCGTTCTCTCAAGGCGCTTTTCAATACTGGACTGTTCCAGGATGTGGCCATCCGCCGCGAAGGCGAGCAGTTGGTGGTCCGGGTCGTGGAAAATCCGATCATCAACCGGATCGCTTTCGAGGGGAACAGCCGCATCAAGGAAGAGCAGTTGAGCTCCGAGGTTCAACTGCGTCCACGAACCGTCTACACTCGTTCCAAGGTCCAGGCCGACGTCAAGCGCATCCTGGAACTGTACCGCCGTGGCGGCCGATTCGCCGCGACGGTCGAACCCAAGATCATCCAGCTCGAGCAGAACCGCGTCGATCTCGTCTATGAGATCAGCGAGGGCCAGCCCACTTATGTCCGCCGCATTGCCTTCGTCGGTAACAAGCGTTACGACCAGGATAAACTGCGCGAGATGCTGCAAACCAAGGAGGAGCGGTGGTATCGCTTCCTCTCCACCGATGACACCTATGATCCCGACCGGGTTACTTACGACCGCGAATTGCTACGCCGCTTCTATCTGAAGCATGGCTTCGCCGATTTTCGCGTCAGTTCGGCCATCGCCGAGCTTACCCCCTCGCGCGAAGGCTTCTTCATCACCTATACCATCGACGAGGGCGAGCGTTACAAGTTCGGCGCCTCGACCATCAATGCCGATTTGCGTGACCTGAAGCCCGAGGACCTGCAGCCGCTGCTGATCAGTGAACCCGGAGACTGGTACAACGCCGATCAGGTGGAAGACATCGTCCAGAGGCTGGTTGATGCGGTTGGAACCAAGGGTTTCGCCTTTGTCGACGTGAAGCCCCAGGTTCGCCGCAATCGCGAAACCCAGACCATCGACATCACTTACGACATCAAGGAAGGCCCGCGGGTCTTTGTCGAGCGCATCGATATTTCCGGCAATGTCCGTACCCTCGATCAGGTGATCCGTCGCGAATTCCGTCTGGTGGAAGGCGATGCCTTCAATTCCGCCAAACTGCGCCGCTCGCGCCAGCGCCTGAAGGACCTCAATTTCTTCGAGAAGGCTGAAATTACCAACATTCCGTCGGACACGGCTCCGGATCGCACTGTCATCAAAGTGGATGTCACGGAGAAGTCTACGGGCGAGCTGACGTTCGGCGTCGGCTGGGCATCCTCGGCCGGACCGATCATCGAGGCCTCGTTGCGGGAACGCAATCTTCTGGGCCGTGGTCAGGATTTGCGTCTTGGCGCCGGTCTGGGCACCAAGCGGAGCAGTCTGGATCTGTCCTTCACGGAACCCTATTTCATGGATCGTGAAGTGGCGGCCGGTTTTGACGCCTTTGTCGTCGACCGCAAGCTTCAGAGAGAAAGCTCCTATGATGCGTCGTCGATGGGTGGCGACCTGCGTGCGGGCTATCGCCTGTCCGAGAATCTGCGTCAGGATGTGGTCTATACCCTGAAGCAGGACACGGTGAAGGGCATCAACAGCACCTCGCCCTACGTCCTCGAACAACTTGGCTCGAAGGTGAGTTCTGTTATCGGACAGGGCCTGCTCTACGACCGGCGCGATTCCCGCATCGATCCGACCGAAGGCTATTTCATCCGATTGGGTACGGATGGAGCCGGTTTGGGCGGTGATATCCGGTATCTGCGCGGTTCGATCTCCGGCGGGCAGTATTTTACCCTGACCGATAAGGTCATTCTCGGCATCAGCAGTTCGCTGGGCTATATCTACGGCCTCGACCAGCGGGTGCGCATCACCGACCGCTTCTATGTGGGTGGCGATAATCTGCGCGGCTTTGCCAATGGTGGCGTCGGCCCCCGAGACAAGAATACCGGCGATGCGCTGGGTGGTATCTGGCAGGCCGTGGGCTCGGCCCAGGTCAAGTTCCCCCTGGGTCTGCCCGAGGAGTTCGGTGTTTCCGGCCAGGCCTTTACCGATATCGGCACCGCTGGCCCGACCGATACCGCCGATACGACCAATGTCAACCAATCCTCGTCGATCCGCGTCTCACCCGGCGTCGGCCTTTCCTGGAAGTCGCCCATGGGTCCGGTTTCCGTCGATCTCGGTTTCCCGCTGGTCAAGGAGAAGTTCGACAAGAAGGAAATCTTCCGGTTCAACTTCGGAACCAAGTTCTGA
- the rseP gene encoding RIP metalloprotease RseP, translating into MDLFGLLNSVLHGVWYYLVIFLVILTVVVFVHEFGHFLVARWNGVKVEVFSIGFGPEVWGRVAANGTRWRIGLLPLGGFVKMFGDADAASATASDQPMSDEEKAQAFCHKRVGQRAAIVVAGPAANFLFAILGLAGMFMVLGQPVTQPVIGMVHPGTAAETAGLKAGDRITAINGRAVERFQDIQRMVRLEIESELSLSVRRGDKSFDVAARPRIISRKGVFGDMEKVPVLGISADPASTEIVRHGPVSALGEALAETENMVRSTFIGIGQMINGTRDTDELGGPIRIAKGAGEAAQLGLASVVFYTILLSLNLGLINLFPIPILDGGHLMFYAFEAILGRPLGEKAQEYGFRIGLFLVLALMVFATRNDLVSLPVWDMVKRLFS; encoded by the coding sequence ATGGATCTTTTCGGTCTACTCAACAGCGTCCTGCACGGCGTCTGGTATTATCTGGTCATCTTCCTGGTCATCCTGACCGTCGTGGTCTTTGTCCACGAATTCGGGCATTTCCTGGTGGCCCGCTGGAACGGGGTCAAGGTGGAGGTCTTCTCCATCGGCTTCGGGCCGGAGGTCTGGGGGCGCGTCGCCGCCAACGGCACACGCTGGCGTATCGGCCTGCTGCCGCTGGGCGGCTTTGTAAAGATGTTCGGCGATGCCGATGCGGCCTCGGCCACGGCCAGCGACCAGCCCATGAGCGATGAGGAAAAGGCCCAGGCCTTCTGCCACAAGCGGGTGGGGCAGCGCGCCGCCATCGTCGTGGCGGGGCCTGCCGCCAATTTTCTGTTCGCCATCCTTGGTCTGGCTGGCATGTTCATGGTGCTGGGCCAGCCAGTGACCCAGCCGGTGATTGGCATGGTCCATCCTGGGACCGCCGCTGAAACTGCCGGGCTGAAGGCGGGCGACCGTATCACCGCCATCAATGGACGCGCCGTGGAGCGTTTCCAGGATATCCAGCGCATGGTCCGCCTGGAGATCGAGAGCGAGTTGTCGCTTTCGGTCCGGCGCGGCGACAAATCCTTCGACGTGGCGGCGCGTCCCCGCATCATCTCGCGCAAGGGCGTGTTCGGCGACATGGAGAAAGTGCCAGTTCTGGGCATTTCCGCCGATCCGGCCAGCACTGAAATCGTCCGTCACGGTCCTGTCTCGGCCCTGGGTGAGGCCCTGGCCGAGACGGAGAACATGGTGCGTTCCACATTCATCGGCATCGGCCAGATGATCAACGGCACCCGCGACACCGACGAACTGGGCGGTCCGATCCGAATCGCCAAGGGAGCAGGAGAGGCGGCACAACTCGGCCTGGCCAGCGTAGTCTTCTATACGATCCTGCTGTCGCTCAATCTTGGCCTGATCAATCTTTTTCCTATTCCTATCCTCGATGGCGGGCATCTAATGTTTTATGCGTTCGAGGCCATTCTTGGGCGCCCCCTGGGGGAGAAGGCCCAAGAATATGGTTTCCGAATCGGGTTGTTTCTGGTATTGGCCTTGATGGTCTTTGCCACCCGCAACGACCTTGTGTCGCTGCCGGTCTGGGATATGGTGAAGCGGCTGTTTTCGTGA